A region of the Verrucomicrobiota bacterium genome:
AGATATATAGTGTTCGTCGGCAGTCAACCCACAAATTCACCGGCATGGCCCAAGACAGTCCATCGTTGAAAACCCTGCGCGCCCTGGCTGACCCAACCCGCGTTCGTATTCTCGCGTTGCTCGAGAACAACGAACTCTCGGTCAACGAACTCCAGGACATCACCGCGCTGGGCCAGTCCCGCATCTCCACCCATCTCGGCCTGATGCAGGAGGCCGGCCTGCTCGACTCCCGCCGCGAGGGCAAGCGGACTTTTTACCGGCTGCAATCTTCTCCCTCCGAAGCCAGGGCCCCGAGTCTGGCGCTGGCCAAAGCCGCCGCGCGGGAACAGCCGGAATTCGAATCCGATCGGGCCAATCTCCGCCGCATCGTCACCCGACGCGCCCATCAGGAACGCGTTTTTTTCAATCAGATCGCCGGCCGTTTCGATCGAAGCTATGGACCCGGACGTTCCTGGCAGGCGTTCGGACAACTGCTGTTGCGCCTCCTTCCGCCTCTGGTCGTGGCGGATCTCGGGTCCGGGGAAGGACTCCTCAGCGAACTGCTCGCCCGCAATTGCAAGAAGGTCATCGCGGTGGACAACTCGGAGAAGATGGTGGCGTTCGGCACTCGCAAGGCCAGGAAGAACGGCCTCAAGAATCTGGAGTTTCGCCTCGGCGACCTTGAACGCCCCCCCTTGGAACCCGCGAGCGTCGATGTGGTGATCCTGAGCCAGGCGCTGCATCATTCGGAGAACCCCGCCGCCGCGCTCCTCGCCGCGCGCCGTCTGCTGGTTCGCGGCGGCCAGATCCTCATCTTGGATCTGCGCCAGCATCACTTCGAAAAGGCCCGCGAATGGTATGGTGATCACTGGCTCGGATTTACGGAAGGCGACCTCCATCTTTGGCTGGAACGGGCGGGCTTCAGGAACATCGAAGTCGAAATCGTCGCCCGCGAGGAAGCTCCCCCCCATTTCGAGACGCTGCTCGGATCAGCCTTCGCGCCTTGACCGCCAGCCCCCTACCCCCTCCCGCCCGCGGGCGCACCAACCGCGCCTCAACAACTCGTGGGAACCTCCCGCAACACCGCCAGGCAATGCGGAATGGCTCCCGCCACAAATCCCAGGCACTCCGCCGCGCCGGAGGGTTTCCCGGGCAGGCAGAGCACCAGGCTATTCTCCACCACCACGGCGAGGCTTCGCGAGAGGATCGCATTCGGGGTGATCTTCATCGATTCCATCCGCATGATTTCGCCAAACCCAGGCAGTTCCCGCGTCGCGATCTCACGCACAGCTTCCGGAGTCACGTCTCTCGCTGCCACCCCGGTGCCTCCCGTGGTCAATACCAACTGGCATCCTCGATGGATCAGTTCGCGAACGGCCCGCTGAATGTCCGCTTTTTCATCCGGCACCAACAATTCTAATTCCACACGCCACCCACGGCTTTCCGCAGCCTGGCGGACAGCAGGTCCCCCCAGGTCGTCATAGAGTCCGCGCGACGCCCGATCGGAAATGGTGATGACACCGGCTCGAATCAACATGCCATTGAGGCTAGCGTGACCCCTTGAAAACTTCCACTCCCCAATCGAATTCTATTGGTCTTCATTCAGCCTGATCGGCAACATGACTGGATTTCCGGTCATGCGACGCCACCGAAAGTCCTCGATTCCGCGGCATGCGGTCCACCCGCATCCTCCCCCGTCCGCTCGCCGCCCATGCGGTCAGGGCGGCCATGGATTCGCGAATCTGCTCCGTCCCCCTGGAAGGGCCGGAGCCTTCACACTGCTCGAACTGCTGGTGGTCATCGGCGTCATCGCGTTGCTGGCGTCGCTCCTCGCACCCGCCCTGGCCCGCGCCGGACACCGAGCCCGCCAAACCCAGTGCCTCGGCAATTTCCGCCAGATCGGCATCGCTTTCACACTCTACCTGGCGGACCATGCGGAGATTTTCCCCGATCGCCGTGATCTGAAGGTCCGGCTGGGTTTCAAACCTTGGACCGATTGGCCGCCTTCCGACCCTCGCGGCGGCTGGGCCGGCGCGGTCCTGGCTCCGCTCCTGACTCCCAAATCGTGGCAATGCGCGGGACGGATTCAATCCATCTGGCCGACGTTGGCCGCGGCGAACCAGTTGTCTCATCCCGAAGACTCCCTCTCCTCCGTCCACTACTGGCTCTGGAGGTTCGACCGGACGGAGGACCCGATTCCAGCCGACAATTTTTGGGCCAAGACCGTCGAGGCAGCCGCGCAGCAATTCATCGATGCCCGTTCGGGATCCGTGGATGCGCCTTCGGGTCCCTCGGAAGTCGAACTCACGGTGGACGCCTATTTTCCCGGGACGGTGGCTGCGATCCCTCCTGCCTGGCGCGGATTGTCGCCCCACCCCGGCGGTCGGAATCGATTATTTTTGGACGGACGGGCCGCATTTTCGAAGGATGCGCGGCTCCGATCGCGATGAGTCTTGCCCATGCGTGCATCCACCGCTCCCCCTGACTTGGACTGGACCCGGCTGTTGCGGGAGGTTTCGCGCTCGTTTTACCTCACGTTGAGAGTGCTGCCGTCCCGGGTGCGCATTCCGATTGGTCTGGCGTATCTGCTGGCTCGCGCCACCGACACGGTTGCCGACACCGAGGCGATCCCCGCCGAATTCCGGCTCGCCGCGCTGGATCAGTTGCGGAAGGCAATCCTGTCCGGCGGCTTCAGCCCGGATTTCAGCCGGTTCTTGGATGGGTTGCCCCCAGGACACCCGGGCAATCCCACCGCCGGGGAGCGGGCTTTGCTGGCGGAGATGCCGCGGACGCTCCAATGGCTTGGGTCCATGGATCCCGCGGATCGAGAGCGCATTCGCCAGGTCTTGGAGGTGATCACGAGCGGGCAGATCCTGGACGTTGGCCGATTTGGGCAGGCGACCGAAAAATCGATTGTCGCGTTGAAGACTCTTTCCGAACTCGATGACTATACTTATCGCGTCGCGGGCTGTGTGGGAGAATTCTGGACCCGCATTTGCCGGACGCATCTGTTTCCGGATGCGCCGATTTCAGAAAGCGCTCTGCTGGAGGACGGTGTCCGTTTCGGCAAGGGATTGCAGTTGGTGAATATTCTGCGGGACCTGCCGAAAGATTTGCGCTTGGGACGTTGTTATCTTCCCTCGGAGCAACTCATGGCGCGGTCGTTGGTTCCCGGCGATCTGCTCGACCCGGCCGCGTACGAGCGGCTCGCCCCGCTGTTTGGGGCGGCGCTGGACCGGGCTCGCGGCCACTTGGACGCGGGATGGCGCTACACGAATTCCCTGCCTCGCCGCCTCGTCCGCATACGACTGGCTTGCGCATGGCCCATCCTGATCGGGATCGACACGCTGGGCCGGCTTCGCGGAGTCAACCCGCTTGAGGGCTCGCATCGAGTCAAGACCCCGCGCGCCGTGGTTCGCGGCATGATCTGGCAGTCCGTGTGGCGTCTGGCGTGGCCGCCCGCCTGGAACCGTCTTGACCGCTGGGCCGAGGCTCGCGTCAAGCGGTCTCGCGAAAGCCCCTTTAGCAAGCCCCCAAAGCAAGGAATGGAATGATCCGAGGCCGGAGCTGTTCCGGCGTCATTTGGATCAACTCCTCAAAAGGAATGGCATCGGCGACGTCATACAGGTCGATGGCGGTCCGTCGCAATCGCGACAGATAAGCTCCACATCCGATCGTCTGTCCGAGTTCGTGGATCAAGGTGCGAACGTAGGTGCCCTTTG
Encoded here:
- a CDS encoding metalloregulator ArsR/SmtB family transcription factor — encoded protein: MAQDSPSLKTLRALADPTRVRILALLENNELSVNELQDITALGQSRISTHLGLMQEAGLLDSRREGKRTFYRLQSSPSEARAPSLALAKAAAREQPEFESDRANLRRIVTRRAHQERVFFNQIAGRFDRSYGPGRSWQAFGQLLLRLLPPLVVADLGSGEGLLSELLARNCKKVIAVDNSEKMVAFGTRKARKNGLKNLEFRLGDLERPPLEPASVDVVILSQALHHSENPAAALLAARRLLVRGGQILILDLRQHHFEKAREWYGDHWLGFTEGDLHLWLERAGFRNIEVEIVAREEAPPHFETLLGSAFAP
- a CDS encoding MogA/MoaB family molybdenum cofactor biosynthesis protein, which gives rise to MLIRAGVITISDRASRGLYDDLGGPAVRQAAESRGWRVELELLVPDEKADIQRAVRELIHRGCQLVLTTGGTGVAARDVTPEAVREIATRELPGFGEIMRMESMKITPNAILSRSLAVVVENSLVLCLPGKPSGAAECLGFVAGAIPHCLAVLREVPTSC
- a CDS encoding prepilin-type N-terminal cleavage/methylation domain-containing protein; the encoded protein is MLRPPGRAGAFTLLELLVVIGVIALLASLLAPALARAGHRARQTQCLGNFRQIGIAFTLYLADHAEIFPDRRDLKVRLGFKPWTDWPPSDPRGGWAGAVLAPLLTPKSWQCAGRIQSIWPTLAAANQLSHPEDSLSSVHYWLWRFDRTEDPIPADNFWAKTVEAAAQQFIDARSGSVDAPSGPSEVELTVDAYFPGTVAAIPPAWRGLSPHPGGRNRLFLDGRAAFSKDARLRSR
- a CDS encoding squalene/phytoene synthase family protein, with translation MRASTAPPDLDWTRLLREVSRSFYLTLRVLPSRVRIPIGLAYLLARATDTVADTEAIPAEFRLAALDQLRKAILSGGFSPDFSRFLDGLPPGHPGNPTAGERALLAEMPRTLQWLGSMDPADRERIRQVLEVITSGQILDVGRFGQATEKSIVALKTLSELDDYTYRVAGCVGEFWTRICRTHLFPDAPISESALLEDGVRFGKGLQLVNILRDLPKDLRLGRCYLPSEQLMARSLVPGDLLDPAAYERLAPLFGAALDRARGHLDAGWRYTNSLPRRLVRIRLACAWPILIGIDTLGRLRGVNPLEGSHRVKTPRAVVRGMIWQSVWRLAWPPAWNRLDRWAEARVKRSRESPFSKPPKQGME